A portion of the Pseudomonas koreensis genome contains these proteins:
- a CDS encoding DUF6124 family protein translates to MIKPTPNPPETDPTSPYESLDSNKLHEAADRALDHYLSPNNLLPPPRKARGMYAVTADTKNEELLADASETLASAKTIAQDISSLLSAPQRRALLGVAQLIMLGELAVNRVMDNLEMPG, encoded by the coding sequence ATGATCAAACCAACACCCAACCCGCCCGAAACCGATCCCACATCTCCCTACGAATCCCTCGATTCCAACAAACTCCACGAAGCCGCTGACCGCGCGCTCGATCATTACCTGTCGCCCAACAATCTCCTGCCTCCGCCGCGTAAGGCGCGTGGGATGTATGCGGTGACGGCGGATACCAAGAATGAAGAATTGCTGGCTGATGCGAGTGAAACCCTTGCTTCGGCGAAGACGATTGCTCAGGACATTTCCAGTCTGTTGTCGGCGCCGCAACGGCGGGCGTTGTTGGGGGTCGCTCAACTGATCATGCTGGGGGAGCTGGCGGTGAATCGGGTGATGGATAATCTCGAAATGCCGGGCTAA
- a CDS encoding type II secretion system protein N, which translates to MKFTARITPAQTIQALALLAALVGVATWSSLLLTSAESHTPAATPQVLAARSDSPALQWFSNETSPVDIKVSGVIAGGSGTVAILSLNDGAPRSFLVGEKVGVGVKLVGVEGDGVVIERGGERVRLGVERLGGVVLPRLVRP; encoded by the coding sequence ATGAAATTCACCGCACGGATTACCCCGGCGCAAACCATCCAGGCCCTGGCACTGCTCGCCGCCCTGGTGGGCGTCGCGACATGGTCGTCGCTGCTGCTGACCTCGGCGGAATCGCACACCCCCGCAGCCACCCCGCAAGTGCTTGCGGCGAGGAGTGATAGCCCGGCGTTGCAGTGGTTTTCCAATGAGACTTCGCCGGTGGATATCAAGGTGAGTGGGGTGATCGCGGGCGGGAGCGGGACGGTGGCGATATTGAGTTTGAATGATGGCGCGCCGAGGAGTTTTTTGGTGGGGGAGAAGGTTGGGGTTGGGGTGAAGTTGGTGGGGGTTGAGGGGGATGGGGTGGTGATTGAGCGGGGTGGGGAGAGGGTTAGGTTGGGGGTTGAGAGGTTGGGGGGGGTGGTTTTGCCGAGGTTGGTGAGGCCGTGA
- a CDS encoding DUF6119 family protein: protein MADQGVEIAQISFFLSREERKVDSILDKKKDVLKNSSAREFMFSVNETDCHFIYFETTSAKSNPPWLNFINEKLPSVAAPLFSSKTKNPNGILFLTVNERVFAATFGRSAASYLDRSAFEPDFGIKTAMNMCGNEEIRQTKSESHAITPTHIDRQVNKPIDSFAFGLSEAEDLRYISAHMKDHRNITLQGRNNLTIKIIGQDKLNWQLLIGYCEDFLVAYASKDYTKLFPNYKHFDEATESESTTLDEHLLTHLRSKNTSSISLGIPEVLIDPDYGFSYSNNKRSGDRTYAYLDICQLFDHMKAEKITSTSLKSKHIYAYSHEENQVLGYKKWPIYNCISFEQALGDKYFVLSDGRWLEVDNDFYTEITNFTKATLHEEACEEIYRHIDISDDIKMQNRESIFNKKICEIRPSCVLFDQAKLQIGSGRKDKEFCDILDLTDDNKMRIIHCKPYKNSSSTNYLFSQAQFYCHAFINDQIFLDEIRRHTSLSVSTRKLEYLEYIKSNIADIHGKDYIVCLWLLCDQRVPTPIKTDIPLMAQYELKLMHEHLRNACKFQDVIIRFIPTIKKNYIRDISHL from the coding sequence ATGGCCGACCAAGGAGTTGAAATCGCCCAAATATCATTTTTTCTCTCAAGAGAAGAAAGAAAAGTCGACTCTATACTCGACAAAAAAAAAGATGTTTTAAAAAACTCATCTGCGCGAGAATTCATGTTTTCGGTCAATGAAACAGATTGTCACTTCATTTATTTTGAGACAACGAGCGCAAAATCAAATCCGCCCTGGTTGAACTTCATCAATGAAAAACTTCCATCGGTAGCAGCACCTCTCTTCAGCTCGAAAACCAAAAACCCAAATGGAATTTTATTTTTAACCGTCAACGAAAGGGTGTTTGCTGCGACCTTTGGCCGCAGTGCCGCAAGCTATCTAGATCGAAGTGCTTTCGAGCCGGATTTTGGAATAAAAACAGCTATGAACATGTGCGGCAACGAAGAAATACGTCAGACAAAAAGCGAGAGCCACGCAATTACCCCTACACACATCGACAGACAAGTAAACAAGCCGATTGACTCTTTCGCTTTCGGCCTTAGCGAAGCGGAGGACCTTAGGTATATATCGGCTCACATGAAAGACCACAGAAATATAACTCTACAAGGTCGCAATAACTTAACAATAAAAATCATTGGACAAGATAAGCTGAATTGGCAGCTATTGATTGGCTATTGCGAAGATTTTTTAGTTGCCTATGCAAGCAAGGATTACACCAAGCTTTTCCCAAACTACAAGCATTTTGACGAAGCAACGGAGTCAGAAAGCACAACACTAGATGAGCACCTGCTCACTCACCTTCGATCAAAAAACACAAGCAGTATTAGTCTAGGGATTCCCGAAGTACTAATTGATCCGGATTACGGATTCTCATATTCAAATAACAAACGGTCCGGCGATAGGACTTATGCATACCTAGACATCTGCCAACTATTCGACCACATGAAGGCTGAAAAAATAACATCCACATCATTGAAATCAAAACATATTTATGCGTATTCCCATGAAGAAAACCAAGTGCTAGGCTACAAGAAATGGCCGATTTACAACTGCATATCTTTTGAACAAGCTTTGGGAGATAAATACTTTGTATTAAGCGACGGGAGATGGTTGGAAGTAGACAACGACTTTTACACCGAGATCACAAACTTCACTAAAGCCACACTGCACGAAGAGGCCTGCGAAGAGATATATAGACATATCGATATCAGTGACGATATAAAAATGCAAAACAGAGAGAGCATTTTTAATAAAAAAATATGTGAGATCCGCCCTTCGTGCGTTTTGTTTGACCAAGCGAAGCTTCAGATCGGATCCGGTCGCAAAGACAAAGAATTTTGTGACATTTTAGATCTCACGGACGATAATAAGATGAGAATCATTCATTGCAAACCATACAAAAACTCCTCATCAACAAACTATTTGTTCTCACAAGCTCAATTCTACTGCCATGCATTCATTAATGACCAAATTTTTCTCGACGAAATCAGGCGCCACACAAGTTTGTCTGTTAGCACACGAAAACTAGAATACCTAGAGTACATAAAATCCAATATTGCGGACATCCATGGTAAAGACTACATTGTGTGCCTATGGCTGCTATGCGATCAGCGCGTACCGACGCCAATTAAAACTGACATACCATTGATGGCTCAGTATGAATTAAAATTGATGCACGAACATTTGCGAAACGCATGCAAATTTCAGGATGTAATAATACGATTCATCCCCACCATTAAGAAGAATTATATCAGAGATATTTCCCACTTATGA
- a CDS encoding DUF3320 domain-containing protein: MSAVIGQKLQSSRKELLDIGLRNNMLNFRKTAKTLMVVDERSEEVFKILYRQDKAMTFAPMARKALAELVKTSKSVEEGEDASDSPGDEELLYELDSLDWDTAAGDAGEIETGKPRRHLDTRLQTTIEDDRLFLQLLKIHTEAKGFIEEQGVNTLFLSLGFLHWYEADSSENLRKAPLILLPVSLERSGAKDAFKLRYSGDELMPNLSLVAKLKTDFGLDLSSCAVDEETFDTDDESLERFFSDVAAVVSKQSRWKVASNEIALGFFSFGKFLMFKDLDPKSWPEDKQPDANPVMKRLLGAGFGDLRAAYPEDLNIDSVISPGEVRFVKDADSSQTEAILEVREGSNLVIQGPPGTGKSQTITNIIAELIGQKKKVLFVAEKMAALEVVKRRLDESHLGDAVLELHSHKSTKQSVLKELGRTLSQGRPMTKGVEGDLASLKELQDSLNKYCEAVSASAGASGLPFLDALGRYLKLKRVYPGLPLIPFGPMSGWTFIQQRKLRELVEELVLHLNVMGRPDRSPFWGSQRTFFSPIEQSNANDALQLAISHLHALQSATSALSERLMLTEPATLADVDVICRAARRAAEAPRLEGIKISTGEWQSRRDSIHELLESGEKMSACRDQFDKQLIDAAWEQDLLEVRQSLQAYGEKWWRVFSGRFRASRTRLQGLVREVLPKSNAGMLELVDAVLTYQQNKKIYDQHEGLGGALFGAQWQRQKTDWLVLERLSAWVIQLHDDLGQGQIPQGIIAFLAGHADATGLGDAVADVEQHVSGLDKAIRDSLEVTGLQEENAKADVRKLSLATLEARLQEWQSNLTALYQMSRFNVLAGQMLTANLGELLSIAIKSDQHENLTAILDLSWYAGLVQSVYAHNPALQQFDRIKHEHQIARFKSLDLASLNHAQTSLAKQAWEEMPNINQPGEMAVLRGELNKKRRHMPIRQMIEKAGRAIQQIKPVFMMSPMSIANFLPPGKVEFDVVVFDEASQVKAVDAFGAIMRGKQVVVVGDTRQMPPTDFFSREVEMEDEEGATADVESILSMFKAAGSQERYLRWHYRSRHESLIAVSNVEFYDSKLVVFPSAGQHPDATGISFDYLPDAIYDRGRTRTNKGEAKAVANAVMEHAIRTPDLSLGVAAFSVAQRDLIQVEIELLRRQTPEAEAFFTAQGSEPFFVKNLENIQGDERDKIFISIGYGRNESGRIAKEFGPVNREGGHRRLNVLITRAKLAMRVFSNFKAEELELDSNAPQGVRALKNFLKYAETGELEVACETGKAADSPFELEVIEALRDRDYVVEPQVGTAGYFIDIAVKDPEYPGRYVLAIECDGAAYHSSRSARDRDRLRQGVLEGLGWNFHRIWSTDWFRNPQQEIIRVVAAIEAARAKIAEGRQALPQVVPEPKHEIFRDVPAVETMPSATRQYVKARLAPVASLNELHQEKPEHLMQMICTVVEVESPVHTTEVTRRLMDAFGVTRAGSRITSAVEQAIRLGVQHRLFHGRGGFIYSIENTSIPIRSRAHFESSERKVEWVAPEELDQALVDTVTLGFSMSREEAISGALALLGFGRATTKITGMIDQRIIFLVSTGRLKLVGGMVTLDSPLL, from the coding sequence ATGAGTGCAGTGATCGGCCAGAAGCTACAGAGCAGTCGCAAAGAGCTTCTGGATATCGGGCTTCGCAACAACATGCTCAATTTCCGCAAGACCGCCAAGACCCTTATGGTGGTCGACGAGCGGTCCGAAGAGGTTTTCAAGATCCTTTATCGCCAGGACAAAGCCATGACTTTTGCGCCGATGGCTCGCAAAGCGCTGGCGGAGTTGGTGAAGACCTCCAAGTCGGTCGAGGAGGGGGAGGATGCTAGCGATAGCCCCGGCGATGAAGAGTTGTTGTATGAGCTCGATAGCCTGGACTGGGATACCGCTGCTGGCGACGCAGGCGAGATTGAAACTGGCAAGCCTCGACGTCACCTCGATACGCGCTTGCAGACCACCATCGAAGATGATCGGCTTTTCCTCCAGTTACTGAAAATCCATACCGAGGCCAAAGGCTTTATCGAAGAGCAGGGCGTCAATACGCTGTTCCTGTCCCTTGGTTTCCTGCATTGGTACGAGGCTGACAGCTCTGAGAACCTGCGGAAGGCGCCTCTGATCTTGCTACCCGTCAGCCTCGAACGCAGTGGGGCCAAAGATGCGTTCAAACTGAGGTACTCCGGTGACGAGCTGATGCCGAACTTATCTCTGGTCGCCAAGCTCAAGACCGACTTTGGGCTAGATCTGAGTTCTTGTGCGGTCGACGAGGAAACCTTCGATACGGACGACGAAAGTCTGGAACGTTTTTTTAGCGATGTTGCTGCTGTAGTCAGTAAACAATCGCGATGGAAGGTTGCCAGCAACGAGATTGCACTGGGCTTTTTCTCGTTCGGCAAGTTCCTGATGTTCAAAGATCTCGATCCGAAAAGCTGGCCAGAAGACAAACAACCCGATGCCAACCCGGTAATGAAGCGCTTGCTGGGCGCGGGATTCGGCGATCTGCGCGCGGCCTATCCCGAGGACTTGAATATCGACTCGGTGATCAGTCCGGGTGAAGTCCGTTTCGTGAAGGACGCCGATAGCAGCCAGACCGAAGCGATCCTGGAAGTACGCGAAGGCTCCAACCTAGTGATCCAGGGGCCACCCGGTACCGGCAAGTCCCAGACAATTACCAACATCATCGCCGAGCTGATTGGTCAGAAGAAAAAGGTACTGTTCGTGGCCGAGAAGATGGCGGCCTTGGAGGTGGTGAAGCGCCGCCTGGATGAGAGCCATCTCGGCGACGCGGTACTTGAGCTGCATTCCCACAAATCCACCAAACAGTCTGTACTCAAGGAGTTGGGGCGAACCCTTAGCCAAGGGCGGCCAATGACCAAAGGCGTAGAAGGAGATCTCGCAAGTCTGAAAGAGCTGCAGGATTCCCTTAATAAATATTGCGAAGCCGTCAGCGCTTCGGCCGGGGCGAGTGGCTTGCCCTTTCTCGATGCGCTTGGTCGTTACCTAAAGTTGAAGCGAGTTTATCCGGGGCTTCCTTTGATCCCGTTTGGGCCAATGTCCGGCTGGACCTTCATCCAACAGCGAAAGCTGCGAGAGTTGGTCGAAGAACTAGTGCTACATCTCAACGTAATGGGGCGACCGGATCGCAGCCCGTTCTGGGGCAGCCAGCGGACTTTTTTCTCTCCGATCGAACAAAGCAATGCCAATGATGCTTTGCAGTTGGCGATCTCTCACCTCCATGCCTTGCAATCCGCGACTAGCGCGCTGTCCGAGCGATTGATGCTAACCGAGCCGGCTACTTTGGCAGACGTTGATGTTATCTGCCGAGCCGCGCGCCGGGCGGCGGAAGCTCCGCGACTTGAGGGCATCAAAATTTCCACGGGGGAGTGGCAGTCGCGTCGCGATTCCATTCATGAATTGCTCGAGTCGGGCGAGAAGATGTCTGCCTGTCGCGATCAGTTCGACAAACAGTTGATCGATGCGGCTTGGGAACAAGATCTTCTGGAGGTCCGCCAGAGCCTGCAAGCTTACGGTGAGAAATGGTGGAGAGTTTTTTCGGGGCGCTTCCGAGCGTCGCGTACCCGATTACAGGGACTTGTCCGCGAGGTATTGCCGAAAAGCAACGCAGGCATGCTGGAGCTGGTTGATGCGGTCTTGACCTATCAACAAAACAAGAAGATTTACGACCAGCACGAAGGCTTGGGTGGTGCGCTTTTTGGCGCCCAGTGGCAACGCCAGAAGACCGATTGGCTTGTGCTTGAGCGCTTAAGTGCTTGGGTGATTCAGCTGCATGACGACTTGGGGCAGGGACAGATTCCTCAGGGCATCATTGCCTTCTTGGCCGGTCACGCCGATGCCACGGGATTGGGCGATGCAGTAGCTGATGTAGAGCAGCATGTCAGCGGGCTGGACAAAGCGATTCGTGATTCGCTGGAAGTTACTGGCCTGCAGGAGGAGAACGCTAAAGCTGATGTGAGAAAACTCTCTCTGGCTACACTGGAGGCGCGTCTGCAGGAATGGCAGAGCAACCTCACCGCGCTCTATCAAATGTCGCGATTCAACGTGCTCGCGGGCCAGATGCTCACTGCCAATCTGGGCGAGCTGCTTAGCATCGCCATCAAGAGCGACCAGCACGAAAACCTCACCGCTATTCTGGATCTCTCTTGGTACGCAGGCCTGGTCCAATCGGTTTACGCCCATAATCCGGCGCTCCAGCAGTTCGACAGAATCAAGCACGAGCACCAGATCGCGCGTTTCAAGTCGCTTGATCTTGCCTCCCTCAATCACGCTCAGACCTCCCTCGCTAAGCAGGCGTGGGAGGAAATGCCCAATATCAACCAGCCCGGCGAGATGGCTGTGCTGCGAGGAGAGCTTAACAAGAAGCGCCGCCATATGCCCATTCGGCAGATGATCGAGAAAGCGGGGCGAGCGATCCAGCAAATTAAACCGGTGTTCATGATGAGCCCCATGTCGATCGCCAACTTCCTCCCACCGGGCAAAGTCGAGTTCGACGTGGTGGTATTCGACGAAGCCTCCCAAGTGAAAGCAGTCGACGCATTTGGTGCAATCATGCGCGGCAAGCAAGTCGTGGTTGTGGGGGACACCCGCCAGATGCCACCTACCGACTTCTTCAGTCGAGAGGTCGAGATGGAAGACGAGGAGGGCGCCACTGCCGACGTTGAAAGTATCCTGAGCATGTTCAAGGCCGCCGGTAGCCAGGAGCGCTATTTACGCTGGCACTATAGGAGCCGACACGAGTCGTTGATCGCGGTCTCTAATGTCGAGTTTTACGACAGCAAATTGGTGGTTTTCCCATCGGCGGGACAACATCCTGACGCAACGGGCATCAGCTTTGACTACCTGCCCGATGCAATCTATGACCGGGGTCGTACCCGCACGAACAAGGGGGAAGCCAAGGCTGTCGCGAACGCGGTTATGGAACACGCGATTCGCACGCCCGATTTATCGCTGGGAGTAGCTGCCTTCAGCGTTGCGCAGCGTGATCTGATTCAGGTGGAAATCGAATTATTGCGTCGTCAAACCCCGGAAGCGGAAGCGTTCTTTACCGCCCAAGGAAGTGAGCCATTTTTCGTCAAAAACCTCGAGAACATACAGGGCGATGAGCGTGACAAGATATTTATCAGCATCGGCTACGGGCGTAACGAGTCCGGCCGCATTGCTAAGGAATTTGGTCCGGTAAACCGCGAAGGCGGCCATCGCCGTCTCAACGTTCTGATCACCCGGGCCAAATTGGCTATGCGCGTATTCAGCAACTTCAAGGCCGAAGAGCTTGAACTCGACTCCAACGCGCCGCAAGGCGTCAGGGCGCTGAAGAATTTCCTGAAATATGCTGAGACGGGCGAACTCGAAGTCGCATGCGAGACCGGTAAAGCAGCGGACTCACCATTCGAGCTGGAAGTGATCGAGGCGCTGCGAGACCGAGACTATGTGGTGGAGCCTCAAGTAGGAACCGCAGGTTACTTCATCGATATTGCCGTTAAGGATCCCGAGTATCCGGGGCGGTATGTCCTGGCGATCGAATGTGATGGAGCCGCTTATCACAGCTCACGATCAGCGCGTGATCGTGATCGCCTGCGCCAAGGTGTGCTGGAGGGGCTGGGCTGGAATTTTCACAGGATTTGGAGCACGGATTGGTTTCGCAATCCTCAGCAGGAAATCATACGTGTCGTCGCAGCGATCGAAGCGGCTCGTGCCAAAATCGCTGAGGGGCGGCAAGCGCTTCCCCAAGTGGTGCCAGAACCGAAGCATGAGATCTTCCGGGACGTCCCGGCCGTTGAAACTATGCCAAGCGCAACTAGGCAATACGTGAAAGCTCGACTCGCACCCGTAGCCTCGTTGAATGAACTACATCAGGAAAAGCCAGAGCACTTGATGCAGATGATTTGTACTGTGGTCGAGGTCGAATCTCCGGTGCACACCACTGAAGTCACCCGCCGACTCATGGATGCATTCGGTGTGACAAGGGCAGGCTCGAGGATCACCAGCGCGGTCGAACAGGCTATTCGACTTGGCGTGCAGCACCGATTATTCCATGGGCGAGGCGGCTTCATATATTCAATTGAAAACACGTCTATTCCTATCCGTAGCCGGGCTCATTTTGAATCTTCGGAACGTAAGGTGGAGTGGGTCGCCCCGGAAGAACTTGATCAGGCACTAGTAGATACGGTCACCCTTGGATTCTCGATGAGTCGGGAAGAAGCAATTTCGGGAGCGCTGGCGCTTCTAGGCTTTGGACGGGCAACCACGAAGATAACTGGGATGATTGACCAAAGGATTATTTTTCTGGTCAGCACCGGGCGTTTGAAGTTGGTAGGTGGGATGGTGACTCTTGATTCGCCCTTGCTTTAG
- a CDS encoding KAP family NTPase translates to MANVKPKMKMPEFLVFFRALVLGFVAAEVWRVASCLGENFAPLLWDVGLVVQLHILLIVLVLCFSYALTRGAFIESAKMVRSFRVDLLIAVGVGIWVNELISPLLLKFHMILSAVDPYWTPALLVLLCTVLISPLIQQYWPRTKKTIPQLYFIADEEIFDKSEDVLLSETQAKSFAETVLASGAHAGLVFGVDGPWGVGKTSFINLAERHWENAVDKAIVVRFEPLRYASEPDLAERLIRDLSAAIQREVFAPEFRPAASRYSRLIKGKADISFLGFKLSLEPSQETVDELLDDVDEVLRRIDRRVIIVIDDLDRLDTKTINSVLFATRRTFKLSQATYVLCYDTEILAGNHEEDSRAREFLEKFVTVKISLFVDSSGIRDFLLRDWQRETKQLGSIPSDTMVKLGAILIELASILNGDHAASYLPLVGNLRKIKRFVNAMLLMQLERSDLARTDFNKRDLINLILLHLSYPGLFRRIYAGETEGRAGFFSLRRIYAQPDYSNSAEFSKELDGQPEPAKFLLKQLFDVETLNLPARGEVEESVLATRACFNQESFRNLENYLKLIVRFATPEPQKTYVLYHNAVEQVRKGTAIDSVLMSQHFRLEHGQYSHDQFWRIFVNKAYDIAPAVAEDAFNTLVSYLPKYSTVGYKDIGLRQRSVYSLIRLLDRAGWGQTVGKRTDNSPENIVEIAWRIFGEQTYVCNGLLKQLVGGSRGVLGWNDLMLFRLQCCADRQGQVYNLHAALITNQDPGAPTNGSVEKLALMGMRKLSQEVFALFKTNYIDAKENFFAAVDNTRFEDFLGEAQSISDAASSSGEDSLSRRVLSARCDLKSFVIYQLINSALPHGRGVGCGYYDMVGKKDTAGIASLMNKYVFEFCFNPDVHEDNIFHFIDHCLANLSNSFFTGSDEAGYVATQEGLLAGFDPKSMRQYWLQYRDLIRKKIEEVESRFVFTSTYTASYREDLDGVFSVLDEFAEKPVV, encoded by the coding sequence ATGGCAAATGTAAAGCCAAAGATGAAAATGCCTGAGTTTCTTGTCTTCTTCAGAGCGCTCGTTTTAGGGTTTGTTGCTGCAGAAGTATGGAGAGTTGCATCCTGTCTTGGAGAAAACTTTGCTCCGCTGTTGTGGGATGTAGGCCTTGTTGTGCAATTACATATTCTTTTAATCGTGCTGGTGCTTTGTTTTTCATACGCTTTAACACGGGGGGCATTTATCGAGAGTGCAAAAATGGTTCGTAGCTTTCGAGTCGATTTATTAATAGCAGTCGGTGTCGGCATCTGGGTCAACGAGCTCATATCCCCGTTGCTATTAAAGTTTCATATGATATTAAGCGCTGTGGATCCATATTGGACACCAGCGTTGCTTGTTCTACTCTGTACGGTGCTGATTTCGCCCTTGATACAACAGTACTGGCCTAGAACTAAGAAAACGATTCCGCAACTTTATTTTATTGCGGATGAAGAAATATTTGACAAAAGCGAGGACGTGCTTTTAAGCGAAACCCAGGCTAAGTCGTTCGCTGAAACGGTGCTCGCAAGTGGTGCCCACGCCGGACTTGTTTTCGGAGTCGATGGACCATGGGGAGTCGGTAAGACAAGCTTTATAAACCTGGCAGAGCGACATTGGGAAAATGCTGTTGACAAGGCAATTGTTGTTCGTTTTGAACCTCTTCGTTACGCCTCAGAGCCAGATCTTGCAGAACGCTTGATAAGGGATTTATCAGCTGCAATCCAGCGTGAGGTATTCGCCCCCGAATTTCGGCCCGCCGCTTCCCGATACTCGCGACTAATAAAAGGAAAAGCAGATATTTCTTTTCTCGGTTTTAAGTTGTCGCTGGAACCGTCTCAGGAAACCGTAGATGAGCTCCTGGATGATGTTGATGAGGTTCTCAGGCGTATTGATCGTCGGGTGATAATTGTCATTGATGACCTTGATCGTCTAGACACTAAAACGATAAATTCGGTTCTTTTTGCAACGCGACGTACCTTCAAGCTATCGCAGGCGACTTATGTGCTTTGTTACGATACGGAGATACTTGCCGGCAATCATGAAGAGGATTCAAGAGCCCGCGAGTTTCTAGAGAAATTCGTAACGGTGAAGATCAGTTTATTTGTCGATAGTTCCGGAATTCGGGACTTCTTACTAAGGGACTGGCAGCGTGAGACTAAGCAACTGGGTTCGATCCCTTCTGATACGATGGTGAAGTTAGGGGCAATTCTCATTGAGCTGGCAAGCATTCTTAATGGCGATCATGCTGCTAGTTATCTCCCTCTTGTTGGAAATCTTCGGAAAATAAAACGTTTCGTGAATGCCATGTTACTCATGCAGCTCGAACGCAGTGATTTGGCTCGGACAGACTTTAATAAGCGTGACCTTATTAATCTTATATTGCTACATTTGAGTTACCCTGGGTTGTTCAGGCGTATTTACGCTGGGGAAACGGAGGGGCGGGCCGGATTTTTCTCGCTTCGTCGTATCTATGCGCAGCCTGACTACAGTAACTCAGCTGAGTTTTCAAAAGAGCTGGATGGACAACCAGAACCAGCTAAATTTTTATTAAAACAACTTTTTGATGTGGAGACACTTAATCTCCCCGCCCGTGGAGAGGTAGAAGAGTCGGTGTTAGCGACGCGTGCTTGCTTCAATCAGGAATCTTTCAGAAATCTAGAGAACTACCTGAAGCTCATCGTGAGATTCGCCACGCCAGAGCCGCAGAAGACATATGTTCTGTATCATAATGCGGTTGAGCAGGTTCGCAAGGGAACGGCGATAGATTCGGTTCTAATGTCCCAGCACTTTCGGCTAGAACATGGGCAATACTCACATGATCAGTTCTGGCGAATATTTGTAAATAAAGCTTATGACATCGCCCCGGCTGTCGCAGAGGATGCATTTAATACTCTTGTCAGCTACTTGCCTAAATACTCTACAGTGGGATACAAAGATATAGGTTTGCGGCAAAGATCTGTTTACTCTTTAATTAGGCTTTTAGACCGGGCGGGGTGGGGGCAGACAGTTGGAAAGAGGACAGATAATTCCCCGGAAAATATCGTTGAAATTGCATGGAGAATTTTTGGTGAGCAAACTTATGTGTGCAATGGCTTGTTAAAGCAACTTGTTGGCGGCAGTCGTGGGGTTTTAGGATGGAATGACTTGATGTTGTTCAGGCTTCAGTGCTGCGCTGATCGACAGGGACAGGTATATAATCTTCACGCAGCTCTAATAACAAATCAGGATCCAGGTGCGCCTACAAACGGTTCGGTTGAGAAACTTGCACTAATGGGCATGAGAAAGCTCTCTCAAGAAGTTTTTGCTCTATTTAAAACCAACTACATTGATGCAAAAGAAAATTTTTTCGCAGCAGTCGACAATACTCGCTTTGAAGATTTCCTCGGTGAAGCTCAATCAATTAGTGATGCGGCTAGTTCCTCAGGTGAAGATTCACTCAGTAGAAGGGTATTGTCGGCGCGTTGCGATTTGAAGTCGTTTGTAATCTACCAACTTATTAATTCAGCGCTTCCTCACGGTAGGGGGGTAGGGTGCGGTTATTACGATATGGTTGGCAAAAAGGATACCGCGGGCATTGCGAGCTTGATGAATAAATACGTATTTGAATTTTGCTTCAATCCGGATGTTCACGAAGATAACATTTTCCATTTTATCGATCACTGCTTAGCTAATTTGAGTAATTCCTTCTTCACTGGTTCGGATGAAGCGGGATATGTTGCTACGCAAGAAGGACTCTTAGCTGGGTTTGATCCGAAATCAATGCGCCAATACTGGCTTCAGTATCGAGACCTTATCCGTAAAAAAATTGAAGAGGTCGAAAGTCGATTTGTGTTCACATCTACCTACACTGCGTCCTATAGAGAAGACTTGGATGGAGTTTTTTCTGTGTTGGACGAGTTCGCCGAAAAACCTGTCGTCTAA
- a CDS encoding GspH/FimT family pseudopilin — protein sequence MNRQQGFTLIELMVVLVIIGIASAAISLSIRPDPLQLLRKDAERVAQLLQVAQAEARADGRPIVWVADAKGFRFGRRGDDGVGFESFKEDAQLRPRAWQSPKVEVRVEPRQTVVLNAEWINPPLRLILSDGANRLSVLRDGSGRISIQ from the coding sequence ATGAACAGGCAACAGGGTTTTACGTTGATCGAGTTGATGGTGGTGCTGGTGATCATCGGGATTGCCAGTGCGGCGATCAGCCTGAGTATCAGGCCCGATCCGTTGCAGTTGTTGCGCAAGGATGCCGAGCGGGTTGCGCAGTTGTTGCAGGTGGCGCAGGCCGAGGCTCGCGCGGATGGGCGGCCGATTGTGTGGGTGGCGGATGCCAAGGGGTTTCGCTTTGGTCGGCGTGGGGATGATGGCGTGGGGTTTGAGTCGTTCAAGGAGGATGCGCAGTTGCGCCCGCGTGCGTGGCAGAGCCCGAAGGTCGAGGTGCGTGTGGAGCCCCGACAGACGGTGGTGCTGAATGCCGAGTGGATCAATCCGCCGTTGCGGCTGATTTTGTCTGACGGGGCCAATCGGCTGAGTGTGCTGCGCGATGGCAGTGGGCGGATCAGTATTCAATGA